The genomic stretch CTGCTTCCGCCCACTGAAAATGCCCATCGGCACCGGCTATCGCAAATCCCTTCAATTCATCTACCGCCCATAATTTATCAGTCCCGGCTTCGAAAGAAAGAACAGCCTTTCCTTCATGATTGACAGTCATACCCGTACACATAGGCCCACTGTGCACACTCTTTTTATCACCATACACCCTTCTTTTCACCAACAGGGAGATACGTCTTGCCAGTTCTTTTTTGTTTAATGGATGAATGTCGTTCCACTCGCCCAAATCAATCGCCACCGCCAAAGCTGCATTCGGGACTTTCAACGCCACTCGCCGTTGCGCTTCACGCAAAGCCGCCCAATTACTTTCTACCGGGTGTGGATGTGTCTGCATGAAATTGGCCAACTGTACAATGAAGAAAGGCAGTTCTTTATCGGCCAGTTTCTCACGCCAATCGGCAATCATGGCAGTCAGCAATTCCTCATATTCATTAGGACGGCCCGTATTCGTTTCTCCCTGATACCACAACGCACCGGTAAAGACCAGATTACGCAGAGGAGAAATCATGGAGTTATACATACCGGTAGGAATATTCTGAAAAGAGACACTGTTAGTGCGTGCAGGCATCTCACAACCTAATTGATATTTCCATCGGCTAGACAAATGGACTGTATCTGTCCCCCATACCAGACAATAGGGCTTATCGGGCACAAAGCTGGCGGCGCCTCCGTAATTAATCAGCCGGACAGTCACCAGATTCTCACCGGGTTTCAATAAAGAAGCCGGCACCCGATAAATACGTGGCGGATACTGATAGAAAGTGTTACCTACGAAGGTACCGTTTACAAATACCGAATCGGCATCCACCATGCATCCCAAACGCAGGACAGCATCTTTTCCGGCTTGTTCCGCTGATACATTCACTTTCTGACGGAACCAATGAGAGCCACTCACCGGATATCCATTCTTCCTGCCCCATTCTTTGGAAAACGTATCTACCGTCTGCCAGTCCGTATCATCCAGTTCCGGACGATTCCAGCATATCCCGTCATGAAGTCCTTGGTCTCCTTTGTACAAAGCAGCATCCCAAAAACGGTTCATCATCTGTCCCGAACGGTTGCACAACTCACGATACTCGTCCGAATTAAACAAATCACGCTCGTGCAACTGACGCGGAAACTTCTGCAAGGCCTCCTCACTCATCCAAGCCTCAACGGAGCTTCCCCCCCAACTAGAGTTAACAATGCCCACAGGTACTTGGGTTTCCCTATACATCTCCTTGGCAAAAAAATAAGCCAAAGCAGAAAAGGAAGGAGCGGTTTCTTCAGTCAGCGACATCCAGTCCGTTCCCGGCAAATCGTCTTTAGGTCCATGCAAATCATTGCCTAAAGGAATCTTCACATACCGTATCATCGGATTCTCATCCCTTGCTATTTCCTCGGCAAATTTATCAGTCACCCGTCCGACGGTCAATTCCATGTTGGACTGTCCGGAACAAAGCCAGACATCACCCACTAGAATATTTTTCAACCGAATATCATTCACGATCATTTCAAAAGGGCCACCTGCCTTCATGGGAGGCAGTTCCACCAGCCACTTTCCATCTTCCCCGGCTACCGTACTGAATTTCTTCTTTTTAAAAACAACGGTCACACTCTCTCCTTTATCGGCATTTCCCCATATTTTAACGGACCGCTCACGTTGCAACACCATACCGTCCGATAGGATGGCAGGCAATTTCACCTTTGCTTCGGTCCATACGGAAAACGCACAAAAAGCTGACATCACTAAAGCTAACTTATATTTCATGTTTCTTCTAAAGCTAAGTACCGTATTTTATTTATTAAACCCACTCTCAGGACATTCATAGTTCGAGATTTCCAACCGGAAGCGTTTCATGTCCTCCAACTCGTGTACCGGACGTTCTATGCCAGCCGGAATAGGCATCCCTGAGAAAGTCTGGAAATAAAGCAGACAGGCATCTTTCCACCACACGGCGTCACGCATCTGGATTTTCAATTTCGACTGCACTTCCCTGAACCGGCGTGCATCTACAAAAGGTTCCACACTGTCCCATATTTCCTGAAAACCACGTACCTGTCGTACACCTCTATCGTATGCACGGCACAACTCCCCCCAAAGCGTACGTCCGCTTTTCATCCGATACTGCCAGGGCACATGATGGAACCAAAGCAAATAAACTTCAGGGCAAGTTGTCTTGTCATTGTAAATCAGACGAAGTGAATCAGGATACTGAGAAACGGCATTACTCCCTTTGCTGCTACGGTCGAAACCGATTCCCTCTTTGTCCGCCCTATGATAATAAGAGGGTAGCCAATCCGGACGGGCACCGGGTACACTGCACCACGGTTCGGGACCATAGTGGTGGCCCCATGCAAACTGATGATGCAGTCCTAATGGCATCATATAGTCTACCACCGCCTCCCGGCTCTGCAACATCATCGCCTTGACCGGGCAGACAAATGCCGACTGGGAAGTAAATGTCTGCTGCAACCACTCATCGGCAATCCTGTCTGAAGTCAACAACGGATTCCATGCCAAACGCCCGAAAGCATACCAGTTGGCCTGCGCAAAATGGTGTCCGCACCAATTCGCATCCGTACCGATGTTTGCCACA from Phocaeicola dorei encodes the following:
- a CDS encoding sialate O-acetylesterase; its protein translation is MKYKLALVMSAFCAFSVWTEAKVKLPAILSDGMVLQRERSVKIWGNADKGESVTVVFKKKKFSTVAGEDGKWLVELPPMKAGGPFEMIVNDIRLKNILVGDVWLCSGQSNMELTVGRVTDKFAEEIARDENPMIRYVKIPLGNDLHGPKDDLPGTDWMSLTEETAPSFSALAYFFAKEMYRETQVPVGIVNSSWGGSSVEAWMSEEALQKFPRQLHERDLFNSDEYRELCNRSGQMMNRFWDAALYKGDQGLHDGICWNRPELDDTDWQTVDTFSKEWGRKNGYPVSGSHWFRQKVNVSAEQAGKDAVLRLGCMVDADSVFVNGTFVGNTFYQYPPRIYRVPASLLKPGENLVTVRLINYGGAASFVPDKPYCLVWGTDTVHLSSRWKYQLGCEMPARTNSVSFQNIPTGMYNSMISPLRNLVFTGALWYQGETNTGRPNEYEELLTAMIADWREKLADKELPFFIVQLANFMQTHPHPVESNWAALREAQRRVALKVPNAALAVAIDLGEWNDIHPLNKKELARRISLLVKRRVYGDKKSVHSGPMCTGMTVNHEGKAVLSFEAGTDKLWAVDELKGFAIAGADGHFQWAEAVVVNGNQVAVWHKDIPHPVTVRYGWDDNPVHANLKNRTGLPASPFQISLEDK